The window AGCTAGACTTAGCTTAAAAGTAAACACCACTTTCATTGGAAGATATAGGTGTATTTTAATCTCCAAgaacataaaacatttctagGTTTTACTAACTAGAATAAACTACTGTAGTCAGTCCAACTGAGAATTACTTTTGGGGAGcgtttttttttgtttgtttgttttggcacACTCAACTGTAGTTTTAGATCATACTTGTCagcttctttcctctcttctaatgacaaaaaaaggtaatttttaatgGTTCAAATTGTTCCACCCACCCTTGTCACTGATTAAGACAATTCCTGATACACTTCTGATTTGCCCTTTCCTGCCAGTCACTTCAACATTCAGAAAGCTAGGACAAATGTTTTGTTGCAACTGGAAAGACCAGACTGATACGAAAGTCCTTTTTGTTGGTTCTGAAAACACGACACACAAGCTTTATGGACTGTTTAATTCAGCTGGGCTCATTAAAGTTTTTAGTTTAATTTCATTATAACTGCAGAGGCTGCCCTAAAGAATGCTGCATTACTTGATttctatttttgcctttttattttgaaacaggtatttttttgtaatttgtgtACTTTCTTTTTTGACCAAATTGTGCCCGCACTGAACACTCAGCAGTGCTGCCGAGATCTGcattcttgctgctgctgctggcttccaCACTGTTGCAATCGGCAGTCGCAGTGTATGTATTTCCATGTTCCTTGTCTCAGCTGAAGTCGTGCGAGTTCTTGGCTCGGAGTGGCCAAGTACTGCACTTCCTCACAGCGACTGCAGAATCACATCAAGATGGTGTTGGCTTCCCCCAGCATGGGTTTGCTAGGTAGCTCTGTACGGCCAGGACGTTACCCATGCTGTAATAAAATCTGCTCTAgtgttttccccttctcctctttttttggAAAGACGCTATCTTGGATAGGTGATACTTTGCAGTTGAACATAAAGTGAATTGTGCATTTTCCTAATGTATGGCGGCTAACAAATTCACGTGGTTCTGGTGATGGAAATTCCACAGGAAAGACGTAAGCCTATTTTTATAGAACTGTGTTTAATCTGGGAGACCTGACTGTATACTATATGTGGcaaaaatatatacatgcacacaaataTGTACAGCGATAATAGAGCTATTCTTGCTAATACAGGATCgtagttttatttccttctttctttttgtcatgTAGCAGCATATACatgcagaaagcttttctcATCTGACATACAAGCTGGGTCCTGGATTTGGATGTCACACACCCCTCTGTCAGCGAGAGTCACACTAAATTCTTCTTTCCCCACAAGGATCTGGAAGGGGTGCAAAATTCTTGCTGTGGTGCTACTACTATTGTCATTGCTTTTACCCTCCAGTTCCGATTACAGGAACAAAATGGACCCCAACTAGTTGTCTACAGATGAGCTGATGGAGCTAAAACAAAAAGTGCCCCAAACTAAACTGACAGTGCTCACTGAAAATCCCAAGGTGATAAAAGGAAAGTGAGGATGATGAGTTTGCTTCAGGGACATAAAACGGATCTCTAGGCTTTTCCTTCAGGACAGGGGCAAAATAGGCTGAGGGCCAGTCTCTCTCCCCAGGAAGGCAGCTGCCACCACAGCTCTCACGCGTTCAGCCTTGTGACAAGGCTTGCTGCGCGTGGGAGCGGTAGCAGCTGCCCTTCCGGAGGTCTTGCAACCTGCTTCTGATGTGGTGCTGCGCCCTTTTGTGCCAGAAGCCATGGGctgccttccccttcctcctcgCGGCACTGAGGGAGGGGGCGCAGGGCACAGCCAATGCCCAACGTACCGTCGGCCCCGAGGTGCTtgcctcggctggtgacaagtGATGGCCCCGGCAGCACCCAGCGGGTTTGTGCCTCGCGGGGAAGCGAAGGGTGGGTGCTGAAGGGCAGATTCCGGAGGTCCTACTGTGGTCTGTAATCAGAAGTACATCTGAGGTTTCATCTGATGTCCATCACCAACAGCTGTCTTCAGCTTCTCAGGTATAAAGGACCAAAtgtaacattttgtttcctaaCCCATTGTACAAAAGGGTATTTTGTTACCTCAGGCTCTTTTGGTTTGTGAGAACATTATGTACATAAAACTGTGTTAATAAATGCAATTTTGAGAACTTCATTCTTGGTGTCTTCAGTAACAGCAGTTCAGCAGGTCTTGTTGTTTTTGGTAAGACAGCTtcaacttttatttattaagttTTTGTGTCAGTTACTAACAGTTTTCTGCTACGGTTCTTCTAAACATTCAGCAACCAGCTAAATGGAATTTATTCCCCGTCAGACACTTGCAGACTAGGATCCTTCAGGTGCTGCTTACAGAAAATCTAGTTTCCTAGTAAGTGAAGTTTGAGGAATTTCAGCCATTTGTTCCAGTTAGCTTATCTTGATTAACACAAACTATGCCACAGATTACACACCTGCCCCCCcaactgctgtttatttttgtttgttcttgcGAAGTACAGTTTCTCACATTTTCAGGTTaaactggaggggaaaaaactaaACTTACTAGCCAAATATAGTATCTAATTTTAGGAATAGTACTATGAGACTAGTCAATACATTGTGTAGATTTATAATTAGCATTTTATTGCTCAGTTTCTTAAAACCAAAGATTGCTGGTAGATTCAGCTGCTGCATGTCACCGTaatgttaaaaatgcaaatagttCTTATTATAAAATACTTACTTGTCCTACAATTATGATCTCTGGCAACTTCAACTTTTAAGAAACCTAACCACAGAAAAACCGCACACAACTAACACGCCACATCTGCTGACTACTTCTGATGTTTGCATGTCAGTGGTATTGAGAATAATAAATCAAGGAGGTACATTATGTCCATTATTTAATTACAGAACAGGGTGAGCGTGGTCTTCATGAAGGTACGAGTAGGCACTTAGATTTGTTTTGTAAGCTTATTCTAGATgcaatataaaaatagattataTTAATAGGAAAAATTTACTGTTTAACAAACTTTTGTAAATAGGCTAGCACAAAAGATAATATCTTGTTACGCTTAAACTAGactaaaaataacttcatctgaaaataaagtaaatagTGCATTTTTAACCTTCATTCAGATGCACAGGATCATGCAAACTATGAAAACTGACTGTGGTAGGAAATATGAGGCCTGATACTTGTTAAAGGAGCTGACAGCTTGCACCCAATTCAGTGGAACTGTAAATCTGAAGAAGTGCCATTAACCTTTTGTGGCTGACAGCTGTGCTGTCCTAACCGCCAGCAGGCAAGGGGCTACTGCTGACACAAGATTGTCCGCTTCCCCGATGCACCTACACACCACACAGTCACAAACGCAAAAAGCCCGAAAGGccaagtcctgctgctgctccactgtGAAGCCAGAGGAAACCACTGTGAAGACGCCACGGTTGTTCCGGCAGGAGAACAGAAGCTGGCCCCCTGCGTGCGCCGGGGATGGAAACCCAGAGATTCTTGCAAAACCACTCCCTGGTTTTCCAGCTCCcacacaggctgcaggaggcgACAAGGGTTTTTCTTACGCTTCCGATTCCTCCCCTTCTTCACGCATGGCTCCATCCTCTTCTGACTGATCGTTCAGAAGCACGAACTTCCCATCATTTGTTAACGGCACAGACTTCATTAGCTGAGCTAATGCTTCTGGgtcctgaagaaaaacaaaagacagtccagcaggctgcagcaatATTTGAGGAGCACACAGTTTTCCCAGTACTTCTTGTTAAGgtttgcaacttttttttattacaacCTTTAGACTAAAGGCTTGAAACAAATAACCCCTGTTGGTCCCGTAAAACCACCCCTTGGGTatataaaaaagtaattgattTTAAGCCTTTATTTTGCTGCTCTCATCTGGCACTGATGTAATTAGcaaaaaacaaggagaaaagtaaCTGTctaaataaatcatttattATACCTGTGCTTAGTGCCAGTAACTAAAAGCTCATTCCCCTGACTTGTTCTGAAATCTTCGCAGCAAAAATATACAGCAAATGTCAGTGTATTAGTGTCACAtctttacataaataaaatttatctaCAAGGGGCTAAGTAACTTTGCGTTAATTTTAAGTGGGAAAACGCAGTGGTTTTTGTCCCCAAGAGAGGAAGGACTAAGAGTTTCTAAAAGTGAAATAGCAACGTGTGTGATTTACACTTCATCCCAAAGagtttatttgggtttttttgaaaatcttgCTCACAGCTTCCTTTCAAACATTAACAACTGGATCTGTATAGTCCCGAGTTTGATTTGAAGTGGTGAATTTGATCTCAGATCCAGCTACTGCAAAGTCAGTCTGGTTTTGCATAACCAATCCAGGGGCTGTGTTAATCATGGCTGCAAAACTTTGTCGTTGGGAGGCAcagcagttctttttttcttacgCACACAAGGTACCTGGATGATGCAATCAAAAGCAGAGTATGAATATCAGAACATAGACATGGAGAATGAAACAAACTTACCTTCTGTGCCTCAATGATTTCTTTTCCCAAGCTAATGGCATagcaaatctaaaaaaaaaataatatatatatatatatgtggagttcaggtttggtttgggttttgttactTAATTGGGACTTAAACACAGAAGTGTCAGTGCAAACTTAGTCTTAAATACAGGTCTAAGAGCAGAGGTGAAATACCAACTCACTGTGCTAACTAACTCCATAAAAATACAACTATCTTAGGTTCTGCTTCAAGGTTCACTTAGGCTCGTAAATTTTTGTACTCAACTCAGTTTTGTTCACCAAACTGTAGTTCCAAACCTGGGGGATCTTTTCCAGTGCATCTAAGAGTGTTACAGTTTTTTTAAGCCAAAAGTTTTCCAGCACATTCCTTATTTCTTATAGTATGTTATTGTCACATGCAGCAGGGACCCAGCACATTACCACAGTAGGGCCGTCCATGTCTCAGCTGACATTCATTTTTGTTAGTGCTGGTGCTAGACACACACTTTCCCCCGTCTCTTAATGCTGGTATTAACGATCACATCCTTTCCTCCTTGTATATATATGCTGCTGCCTTACCTGTAAATTCAGTCCTTTTTAGATACAAGCCATCAAAGGCTTGCATGCTAAGGCCTGTTCTCTTGGCAAGAAATTGAGCTACTCCTGCTCCTGTAGCACTGCTTCCCAGATGTGTAAGCCAAGAAGCCCAAGACCTGTTTGctaaatgaagtattttatcaAATGTTACACAAaccttttccccttctgtgtTGCTCTCAAAAACATATGCGCTCATGGATTCTTCTCCCGGTGCCTCGCTGAGATGGACCACAAAGCCAATCAGTCGCCTGTTATCCTGATGAGCAGCAAACTGTGTCACAGTGGTGAGTTCAAACTGGAAAAGCGTAATAAAGAATCTGCTTGTTTTAACCAGTGTATGGTTAAGCTGGTCAAGAGCTCAAGTGCATGCAACTGAGTATTCAATGCTGGGCAGAAAACCAGATACAAACGTTACTTACGCTTGTTCGTGTAACTTGGGTTTGAGGATCTATTAACCTGCAATTATGTGtaggggggggaaaagaaagtattttagaGTGATTCTTAGTAATTTCAAGGAGCGTTATAATAGTAAGGCAATTGCGAGAGCAGTTTTACAGATGAGGAGACATGCACAGAATCAAAATGCTTCATCTGATTTCAAGTTGGTCAATGAAAACGTTCAACTCTCGACCCTGTCTCTCTGCTGCTGACGCATACAGGTCATGATACCTTTCTGCATCACAACGTGGTAAGCAGCCTGTGCGCATGGACCAACACATATGGACACCAGTGCGCTCCAACTAAAGTGAATGTCTTGTATCAACATATTCTACAGCGATAATACTGACAACAGGACAGCAATGGCTCTCTTGCTGTTACTACATGTAAGGAAAGACAACcttccaaagcatttttttggcATCTTTTTTTGTATCTTGTGGGGCCTTATAGCCCCACTGCATCCCCTAAATTTCAGTAGGATGTTCTTACAACTTAGTCAGGAGGATGCTTTCTAGGTACTAGAGTAAGAAGAGAGACATTTTTACTAAATAAAGTGAATCCTGGGACCTTACTCCCTCCTCAAAGGGTGTAACGAAACCAAAAATACTTTACTAATCGCAAGCTGTATGAAGAGAACAGAATGTTGACCAGGTGATGGTTTTACAGTACCTCAGGTTCTTGCTGGTGACCATGAGGTGGGATTCAGTCATACGGAATATGTTGTGAATAGCACGAGCAGCTAACACTTGTCTCATAGCTTCATAAATCACCTCACTCGTGTCGTCTGACTGAACAGCCATAGATCCTAAAAACCGAACTACGAACATCTGCTGCAGGAGTGAATCTGGAAGACAAAAAGGCATAACTTCCTTCACTGTGCTACTTCAATTTTTCAGTAGGTGACGTTATCAATGAacttattttcttcactttggAAATTCAACAGTAAACAGAGCCAGGCAGCGCTCTGACCCAGTTTTACAGTGCTTGAACTGGCAGCCagtgtggagaaaaaaaaagaaaaatcaaagttgCTTGGAAGCTTTAAAAGTATAACTGTTCCTTTGTGCCTCATTGGATTAGCTAGTAAAATTCACTTGCCTGTCTTTTTATCAGGTGCACATAAACGGTGATAAATTTGATTGTGCACAAGCCTCAGCTTCCATCAAATTAACTCTTATCTTTAAACTTTGTACATTTCTCACTTTCTTCTATGTCCTGATCTTCCACATGGCTGACTCCGGTGAGGTTTTCATTAAATCCTTCCTTGCTCGCTATCACCACAAACTCCTATTTACAACTAAGTAGCCATTATGCGACAAAGCCATCATTTGTTCGCGCTCCCGGTACAGCTGGCGGTAAGCAAGGTGAAGCAGGGTAAGTCCTGCTGAATGTGACGGTTCAAAGGCCACAACAGCTGTGTCTACGTTGCACAGGCACCACAAAGAGGGTTAAGCGTCAGTCCCCTTGTGCAGTACGAGGCGCAGGGCGGTCACCTAAGCACTGTACGCTCTTCTGCGTGCTGCACAgtgcagcagggtgctgctgctgccgccgccagCGTGGAGCTGCCCGCTTCTCGCAGCCTCTCTGCTGTCAGGCCGCTTGCAGCCATCCTACCTCGCGATGGGACAGCACATGCAAGTGAGAGTGTTCAAACTGGTCAGTCTTGCTTTGGTTCTGTGAGCAGCTtcctgacaggggctgtaggtTCCAGGCAGCGGCTGTAACTGGCACAGGGGAAGAGGGAACAGTCAGGGTCTAAGCCCTGCATGTGCCAGTAGAGGAAGGTCAGAACTGCTGACTTGTACTAGCTTGTCactgggaggaggggaagggggcagcAGTAAGAAACTCTCCCTTTGTTGAAAGAGACATGTTGCTGCTGCTAGCTAGCTACGTGCTGGGCCTCTGTGAGATTTAGATTGTGGATTTCAGAGTGCACATGGGTAAGAAAAGGCTACTAAGCAGTACCAAACTTGAGCAGAATTATAATAGTCCCATCAAACCCTTTCTAAAGAAATCAACAgatactttataaaaaaaaaaaaaaaaagaaagactaaaaTCAAACATACCAAATCTTTCTGCCTTTAAACATTTGACATAAATCTAATCTGGACTACAGCTTGGAgcatcaagaaagaaaagtgtttgttttcacaCGTAGTTAGCTTCTGACTGGCTTCTGAAAGCTAACTACCTTCAGCACTACCATGGATCTGTTACTGCTGCTCCATGGTGTCAGGTGCTTTCACGAAGAGACAATGAATAGCTGCCAGCTGAATTAGGCCTAAAATCATGACTAATTTTATCTGGAAAAAGGAAGCACTGACCTTCCtcctcatctctgctgctgtcttcaGATTCCCCAAACGGGTTTGCACGCCTatgaaataagaataaaaactAATTAGCGATTCTGGTcatcacacacacatgctgcaGTACTAATTGTCTCCCCTGAAATCACTCAAAGTAATCCATCACTGTTGTCTCTGGCCGTACCTGCCACCTCTGTTCTGGTCCAGGAATTCTGTGGCAGGCAGTACGATATCAAATTGAATCGGTGTTCCAGGAGCAATGAGTTGTGTGGAGTCTTGAATGCCAGCCAATTCATTAGGAATTACtttattgttttctgtattcttcACATTCTGGCTaaagtgaaaatggaaaagaatgtTTCAATCAATCAATGACATCCTATCTTTGCTGTGGGAGACAAGATTATTCAAAAATCCAAAGCAGGATTGAGCCACTATACACAAATATGgaatattttcctatttacCCATTACTGAGAACTCTAATAAAAtctcaggtttattttttttgtatctaaaattattttggaaaaatgtaaatgctggTATATTAAAAGTGAAGGCAGGTAACTCTGTGGGGGGGCTGACTTTCAGCCACAGGTTGCTCTTAGCCTCCCTTCTCTCTAATGGCCACATTTACAGCTGCATTATCAGTGCAAACAGCAGAGACCTGACTTGTGCCTATGGGTGTAAATGGCAATCCTGACATCTTTTTCAGATCTTACTTGGCCGCAGGTTACAATGTGATAGTTAAAAAGAAGTGTTACACAGGTCAGATTTCTTCCTGCCACTTTTCTTAAAGAGAATGAAATTCTGTGTTTCCCGCAGCTACAGAGGTCACAACTACACCCATCGCTACATATGGTACACCGGGTTTACTAGCAGCATCCTTCTACTTCTAGAAAATTTCCTGGTTGCATACAGATGTAAAAGTGACTTTGGAGATTAGTTGTCAATGAAATAGGTATTTCCTTTGCCCAGTGAAATAGACAGCAATACTCCTCTATTTATAAAACTGTAATCAAAGTGAAACAGTTGTACTGTGAATAAAAGTTGAAAGAAATAGACTGGCATTCCCCATGGCTATATGGAATCTTTGGAATCTGTAAGCAATCATAATAAAGGGAATCATAAACCATAGTAAAGGCACTGGCCTGACAGGCAAAAGATCTGGGAAAACTTGAATTTATACAAGTAAACGTCTGAGTATGAATTTACAATTTTGTGACAAAACTTGCAGAGAAGTCCCTTCATGGTGAAGTCAGTGTGACACAGACTTGCCCTATTTTATTTATCACACTGCTTCTTAAAGCAGGATTTCAGTCCAGCACTGGGCTTGAAAGCCAACGATGATGGTGTAAGTCTGAAGAGTTCCCATTGAGCAAGATGCTAGGATCATGCGGACACAAAGAAATGATACATAAAACACTTATTTTGCATATAAGCATATCCTaaaacactattaaaaatatttgaaggagGGAGCTTTATTGATTGACCTGAACAAGCACAAAAGAACAACAGTAATTATTCTGACAGCAGCGTAAGGCATATTCCTGTGACAGACTGACAGGAAATGCTTGAGGTAATATGCAAGAATATACTCACTTCTATGTATACTGGGGACTCTGCTGTATTATCTGCATTACAAGTCATTCCCTTACAGCAAAGCACTTGGAAATAAAGCATTGTGTTTGTTCCCAAAGAAACAGCGAAATCCCAACACCAACCACAAGAAGCTTCAAAGCTGTGATGTGGAGCAATAAGCACTACCCTCAACACTTGCGTTTCTTACAGCTTTCAACAGGAAACACCAGAAGTAGAGGAATTTGCTGGAGAACACAGGCCTGTAAAGCCAGGGCCTTGACAGGGCTTTCTCCCTTGGTCACTGCTGCCCTGTAAAAAAAGCAGGACTGAGCACACAGCCCCTAGCCCGTGCAAGTGAGAATGCTACCTGGGGTAATGAACTTCGtgttttttcccaaagctgGTAATGGGAGTCACTGCTTGTAGGGCTGTCTGATTTAACTTGATTGCAGCTGCCTACAAAAACAAGACAGAACAGCTCTTCTACACACTTACTTTACATTGCCACATAAAGAACAATGTGATAGCAAGTTGGAAGGAATGaactgaaagacagaaacaagCTCCTACCTCTGGATTGTCAGTGAGATAGATCTGTCTGGAGATGTTGTTGATGGCACATATCCACTGGAAGGTAAAAATGCAATTGAACTCTTCAAGTTCACTTGTATACAAGAATAAcaactttaagaaaatatttttacctccTCGtattctttcttgctttctgcttgAAGGGTTATACCCCTGAAATATAAACAGCGTATCAGTGCTAATAGCGGACACCAGGACTGTTTGACTCCAGGTCTTACAATAACATCACCAAGCTTTGTATCTATTAACCAtgaaaggaacaaaacccacaaatagGCTGCAGCTAAAGGACAGCGCATCTGCCGTTCAGGCAGTCGTGGGGGAGGACGGGAAGGAACGTGCTTTTAATTTGGAAACACCCTTCTGGAAACCCAGAAAGGCTTACTATTACAGCAAACATGTTTTACATGAAACAGCATCTGAAAGGGCAGGTGTGACTGGCTGTCCTCAAATAAAACCTGTCTCATACGCTTTGCCTGTAGGAGTAGTGATCTGAAAGCAGTATCTTCTGTCTTCACAGTCTACAGCCATAACAGAGCAGTTGTCCAGGTCCTGAATCAATCCTCCAGCTACTGCTCCCCTTGGCTGACACATCAAGTTGCCACCTTGAGTGAAGAAATACAGTCTTTCCCAAGTTGTAGTCACCAGACCTGTTTTACTAAGGAGAAGATGCAGTGATAAAGACTCATTACTATTTAGAAATTACTCCAAACATACGAAACTGCAAACATATTCTGATGCTAATCTAAACCTTACGTCCGAccctagaattttttttcttatgatgAGTCTCTGTTAAGAAGTAAAAGCAGCACCTATTCCTAGCAGAGACTAATCcttacagaaagctgaaaagttaaactgctttgaaacaacccaaattaaaaacattcgCTGCAGTATCTCCTTGTTAAGGAATGAAAATTATTGGTATTGAGTGACTGACATGAAATACTATTAAGctagaccaaaaaaaaaaaaaaaaggtattttcaagcTGAAGAGCAGCATGAACAATTTCAGTCAAAGAatcatcattttaaaaagtatcttCTGCAAGTAGTATCTCACAGAGTCCATCTCCTCCCTAGCTATGGAGTCCTATTACATTGTAATCCAGCTCTGAGAATGCATGCCTTGAGAAATTAATAAATGTCCActcacaacaacaaaagaattaCTAGTCAAATAGAAACGAACTGATATTTAATCAATCCCATAAACAGGGTTACTATATGCCACAAATGTACATAGCTCCTGCAGAGGTTGATGGAAGGTATTACTTGGAAAATTTGCAGAAGTAACTCTACGTATAGTATACATTCAAAGTTATGCGTTTGCATTacacaaataaaagctttatgGACAAAGGAGATTGTTTATGAAAACATGTACTAGCTACAAAGTatagctgtttctttttgtaaacACTATGTTTTCTTTAGCCTTAAGAACTGGGAACAATCTGAACCCAGCCCCATCAGTTTCTAACTTTAGCCACTTGAACACAGGAAATCATCCCTGTAAGTGAATTCAATCAGAAgtaaacttctgttttcaggaaaatagTCTTAAATGCCTCTGATTTGGTTTAAGCTTCtaaaacacatttccaaagATGACAAAGACACTTAGG of the Falco cherrug isolate bFalChe1 chromosome 5, bFalChe1.pri, whole genome shotgun sequence genome contains:
- the APPL2 gene encoding DCC-interacting protein 13-beta, with product MPAVDKLLLEEALQDSPQTRSLLSVFEEDAGTLTEYTNQLLQAMQRVYGAQNEMCLATQQLSKQLLAYEKQHFALGKGDEEVISTLHYFSKVVDELNILHSELAKQLADTMVLPIIQFREKDLTEVSTLKDLFGLASNEHDVSMAKYSRLPKRKENEKLKAEVAKEVANARRKQHLSSLQYYCALNALQYRKRVAMMEPMLGYTRGQINFFKKGAEMFSKRMDSFLSSVSDMVQSIQGELDAEAEKMRVSQQDLIAVNESVYIPDSDVTSPAINRNLIQKAGYLNLRNKTGLVTTTWERLYFFTQGGNLMCQPRGAVAGGLIQDLDNCSVMAVDCEDRRYCFQITTPTGKAGITLQAESKKEYEEWICAINNISRQIYLTDNPEAAAIKLNQTALQAVTPITSFGKKHEVHYPSQNVKNTENNKVIPNELAGIQDSTQLIAPGTPIQFDIVLPATEFLDQNRGGRRANPFGESEDSSRDEEEDSLLQQMFVVRFLGSMAVQSDDTSEVIYEAMRQVLAARAIHNIFRMTESHLMVTSKNLRLIDPQTQVTRTSFELTTVTQFAAHQDNRRLIGFVVHLSEAPGEESMSAYVFESNTEGEKICYAISLGKEIIEAQKDPEALAQLMKSVPLTNDGKFVLLNDQSEEDGAMREEGEESEA